A window of Anolis sagrei isolate rAnoSag1 chromosome 13, rAnoSag1.mat, whole genome shotgun sequence contains these coding sequences:
- the FAM131C gene encoding protein FAM131C isoform X2, which produces MGLCVTKDFFTNTHKEHPTGAPQPDPASSAPQEGSRHEDLEGGSSGTLSGPNPASSASSSSGRGYNVTALANSSLVGLVQTIKDHITKPTAMAQGRVAHLIEWKGWSASQVGRAAPLPDEELYADLSDELKEARFAAGVAEQFAITEATLSAWSSLDEEELHYWGASQDALRIPELENFCLQEHLLLGPQALGSPRLAGSLRAFPHSRRESLGPNGPLVTNPWRDLAAAVRAPGLEPGLLPLEGGQESTPGPLWLQRSTPSLRYVDSSSLSEDDVFYN; this is translated from the exons ATGGGCCTTTGCGTCACCAAAG ACTTCTTCACAAACACCCACAAGGAACACCCCACGGGCGCCCCCCAGCCGGACCCCGCTTCCTCGGCCCCCCAGGAGGGAAGCCGCCACGAG GACTTGGAGGGCGGCAGCAGCGGCACCCTCTCCGGCCCCAACCCGGCCTCCTCCGCTTCCTCGTCTTCAGGCCGCGGCTATAATGTGACGGCCCTGGCAAATTCCTCCCTGGTGG GCCTCGTCCAGACCATCAAGGACCACATCACCAAGCCCACCGCCATGGCCCAAGGCCGTGTGGCCCACCTCATTGAGTGGAAAGGTTGGAGTGCCTCCCAGGTGGGACGGGCAGCCCCTCTGCCAGACGAGGAGCTCTACGCAGACCTGAGCGATGAGCTCAAGGAGGCCCGCTTCGCTGCTG GGGTGGCCGAGCAGTTTGCCATCACGGAAGCCACGCTGAGCGCCTGGTCCTCGCTGGACGAAGAGGAGCTGCATTACTGGGGGGCCTCCCAGGACGCCCTCCGGATCCCAG AGCTGGAGAACTTCTGCCTGCAGGAGCACCTCCTCCTCGGCCCACAGGCCCTGGGCAGCCCCCGCCTTGCTGGAAGCCTCCGGGCCTTTCCCCACTCCAGGCGGGAGTCCCTTGGCCCGAACGGACCCTTGGTGACCAACCCCTGGAGGGACTTGGCGGCCGCTGTTCGGGCCCCTGGACTGGAACCAGGTCTGCTGCCCTTGGAGGGGGGGCAGGAGAGTACCCCGGGTCCCCTCTGGCTCCAGCGCAGCACCCCCTCACTCCGCTATGTGGACAGCAGCTCCCTCTCAGAGGATGATGTCTTCTACAACTAG
- the FAM131C gene encoding protein FAM131C isoform X1 has protein sequence MGLCVTKDFFTNTHKEHPTGAPQPDPASSAPQEGSRHEKCLQDLEGGSSGTLSGPNPASSASSSSGRGYNVTALANSSLVGLVQTIKDHITKPTAMAQGRVAHLIEWKGWSASQVGRAAPLPDEELYADLSDELKEARFAAGVAEQFAITEATLSAWSSLDEEELHYWGASQDALRIPELENFCLQEHLLLGPQALGSPRLAGSLRAFPHSRRESLGPNGPLVTNPWRDLAAAVRAPGLEPGLLPLEGGQESTPGPLWLQRSTPSLRYVDSSSLSEDDVFYN, from the exons ATGGGCCTTTGCGTCACCAAAG ACTTCTTCACAAACACCCACAAGGAACACCCCACGGGCGCCCCCCAGCCGGACCCCGCTTCCTCGGCCCCCCAGGAGGGAAGCCGCCACGAG AAATGCCTCCAGGACTTGGAGGGCGGCAGCAGCGGCACCCTCTCCGGCCCCAACCCGGCCTCCTCCGCTTCCTCGTCTTCAGGCCGCGGCTATAATGTGACGGCCCTGGCAAATTCCTCCCTGGTGG GCCTCGTCCAGACCATCAAGGACCACATCACCAAGCCCACCGCCATGGCCCAAGGCCGTGTGGCCCACCTCATTGAGTGGAAAGGTTGGAGTGCCTCCCAGGTGGGACGGGCAGCCCCTCTGCCAGACGAGGAGCTCTACGCAGACCTGAGCGATGAGCTCAAGGAGGCCCGCTTCGCTGCTG GGGTGGCCGAGCAGTTTGCCATCACGGAAGCCACGCTGAGCGCCTGGTCCTCGCTGGACGAAGAGGAGCTGCATTACTGGGGGGCCTCCCAGGACGCCCTCCGGATCCCAG AGCTGGAGAACTTCTGCCTGCAGGAGCACCTCCTCCTCGGCCCACAGGCCCTGGGCAGCCCCCGCCTTGCTGGAAGCCTCCGGGCCTTTCCCCACTCCAGGCGGGAGTCCCTTGGCCCGAACGGACCCTTGGTGACCAACCCCTGGAGGGACTTGGCGGCCGCTGTTCGGGCCCCTGGACTGGAACCAGGTCTGCTGCCCTTGGAGGGGGGGCAGGAGAGTACCCCGGGTCCCCTCTGGCTCCAGCGCAGCACCCCCTCACTCCGCTATGTGGACAGCAGCTCCCTCTCAGAGGATGATGTCTTCTACAACTAG
- the LOC132764930 gene encoding chloride channel protein ClC-Kb-like, whose translation MATDDPPKGHQGRGGSEDEEATKVLILEKDWQPFPKTRKKVRGCLACVKRLLFRVGDDWYFLFALGVLMALVSFAMDFTVAKVANAHAWLYQEVGHSAFLKYLSWTMYPVALSAFSTGFAQSITPHSGGSGIPELKTILSGVMLEEYLAIENFGAKVVGLTCTLACGSTIFLGKVGPFVHLSSMLAAYLGKARTSVSGEYEDKSKQNEMLVAGAAVGVATVFGAPISGVLFSIEVVSSHFAVRDYWRGFFSATCGAFMFRLLAVFNSEQETIMAIFKTNFKIDLPFDLPETFFFMFLGAVCGVVSCAYLFCQRWLLGYVRRNRFTAALLATEKPLYSALVALLLASITCPLSLGQFMASRLNMKELLTSLLDNHTWVVLSQNASLARPLHVDPSQLWLEWWDPNITIFGTLVVFLVMKFWMLTLATTMPMPAGYFMPVFIYGAAIGRLVGEVVAVLFPQGIVSEGLVSPVTPGAYALAGAAAFSGAVTHSLSTALLAFEMTGQISHILPVILAVLVANAIAQKFQPSFYDGTIIVKKLPYLPRIRSRHIGSYKVITQEFMKVDIVTLPKDATFQEVLKVVTSTDDPEYPVVDGAETSMLLGVVQRSELIHFLQTHDEAAEPHKEEAPSCQTLGEGCSFSPVTLQLSPWTSLHQAHNLFEMLSLQWAFVTQLGKVVGVVSRKELRKAIEDLANPKPTK comes from the exons ATGGCCACAGATGACCCACCAAAGGGCCACCAAGGAAGAGGAGGCTCCGAGGACGAGGAGGCCACAAAGGTCCTGATTCTGGAGAAGGACTGGCAGCCCTTCCCCAAAACCCGGAAGAAGGTCAGAG GTTGCCTGGCATGCGTCAAGCGCCTGCTCTTCCGCGTTGGGGACGACTGGTACTTCCTCTTCGCCCTGGGTGTCCTCATGGCCCTGGTCAGCTTCGCCATGGACTTCACGGTGGCCAAAGTGGCCAATG CTCACGCTTGGCTCTACCAAGAGGTGGGTCACTCTGCGTTCCTGAAGTACCTCTCCTGGACGATGTACCCCGTCGCCCTCTCGGCCTTCTCCACGGGCTTCGCCCAGAGCATCACCCCTCACTCCGGAG GCTCCGGCATCCCTGAGCTGAAGACCATCCTCTCCGGGGTGATGCTGGAAGAGTACCTGGCCATCGAGAACTTTGGCGCCAAGGTGGTGGGACTCACCTGCACCCTGGCCTGCGGGAGCACCATCTTCCTCGGGAAAGTC GGCCCCTTTGTCCACCTCTCCAGCATGTTGGCTGCTTACCTCGGGAAGGCCCGGACCAGCGTCTCCGGAGAATATGAG gatAAGAGCAAACAGAATGAGATGCTGGTGGCAGGGGCAGCTGTTGGCGTGGCAACCGTCTTTGGGGCGCCCATCAGTG GAGTCCTCTTCAGCATCGAGGTGGTTTCCTCCCACTTTGCCGTTCGTGACTACTGGAGGGGCTTCTTCTCAGCCACCTGCGGGGCCTTCATGTTCCGGCTGCTGGCCGTCTTCAACAGCGAACAGG AGACCATCATGGCTATCTTCAAGACCAATTTCAAGATCGACCTGCCCTTCGATTTGCCCGAGACCTTCTTCTTCATGTTCCTAGG GGCCGTCTGTGGGGTGGTCAGCTGCGCCTACCTCTTCTGCCAGCGCTGGCTCCTGGGCTACGTCCGGAGGAACAGGTTCACGGCCGCCCTCCTCGCAACAGA GAAGCCCCTTTACTCCGCGCTGGTGGCCCTTCTGCTCGCTTCCATCACCTGCCCTCTCAGCTTGGGGCAGTTCATGGCCTCCAGG CTGAACATGAAGGAGCTCCTCACCTCCCTCCTGGACAACCACACCTGGGTCGTCCTTTCCCAGAATGCATCTCTGGCCAGGCCACTCCACGTTGACCCTTCCCAGCTGTGGCTTGAGTGGTGGGACCCCAACATCACCATCTTTGGCACTTTGGTGGTCTTCCTCGTGATGAAG TTCTGGATGCTGACCCTGGCCACCACCATGCCCATGCCCGCTGGGTATTTCATGCCCGTCTTCATTTATG GAGCTGCCATTGGGCGCCTGGTGGGGGAAGTGGTTGCCGTCCTCTTTCCACAAGGGATCGTCTCTGAAGGGCTGGTCAGCCCTGTTACGCCCGGGGCCTATGCCTTGGCAG GAGCAGCGGCCTTCTCCGGGGCGGTCACCCACTCGCTATCCACGGCTCTGCTGGCCTTTGAGATGACCGGGCAGATCTCCCACATCCTGCCGGTCATCCTGGCTGTCCTGGTGGCCAACGCCATCGCCCAGAAGTTCCAGCCCTCCTTCTACGACGGCACCATCATCGTCAAGAAGCTCCCCTACCTGCCCCGCATCCGCAGCCGCCACATTGG CTCTTACAAGGTCATCACGCAGGAGTTCATGAAGGTGGACATTGTCACTCTGCCCAAGGACGCTACCTTCCAGGAGGTCCTCAAAGTGGTCACCTCTACCGACGACCCCGAGTATCCAGTGGTCGACGGCGCTG AGACCTCGATGCTCCTGGGGGTCGTCCAGAGATCCGAACTCATCCACTTCCTCCAGACCCACGATGAAGCTGCCGAGCCCCACAAGGAAGAG GCGCCATCTTGCCAGACGCTGGGCGAGGGATGCTCCTTCAGCCCAGTGACCCTGCAGCTCTCTCCTTGGACGTCTCTCCACCAG GCTCACAACCTCTTTGAGATGCTCAGCCTCCAGTGGGCCTTCGTCACCCAACTGGGGAAAGTGGTGGGAGTGGTCTCCAGGAAGGAG cTCAGGAAAGCCATCGAAGACCTGGCCAACCCGAAACCCACAAAGTAG